The Bacteroides sp. AN502(2024) genome includes the window TTCTTTGTTTCTTCTTTCACAATCCTTCGACCATCTAACAGGCGTACATTAAGCTCCACTTCCCGATTACCACTATTTCCGTTTGATAAGTCAACAACGGTCCGTACCTTAGCATACTCATGACTCACACTATCCTGTATCAGACGTACCCCGGGAGAAGCATAATCCAAAGGAGAGATACACGTCTCATCAGTAATCAGCAAATGTACATCACGATAAATACCTCCATAGAAATTGAAATCACCGACTAGAGGCATAATATCCAACTGTTCGCTATTGTTTACCCGTACCCATATAGAGTTTTCTTTCCCATATTCCACTTTTTCAGTTATTTCGAAGATAAAAGCTCCATATCCTCCACGATGCTCACCTATATGACGATGATTTATAAATACATCCGCAATGGTATTCACTCCTTCGAAACGAATGAAAAGACGCTTTCCTTTCCATTCGGAACGAATGAATAAATCCTTCTCATAATTGCCGATTCCCCGTTTATAATCTATTTTCCCGGACAAAGCATCCTGCGCATTCCAAGTATGAGGCAAATCAACCCTTACCTCTATCCCTTTCTGCACTTGATGTGAGAATCGGAATCTCCAATCATTATTTAGCAAGATATCCTGTCGCTGGGCAAACATCGACATACCGTAAAACATGAATAAAACCACCGATACCCAACGGTTAGAGTGTAAAAAAAGTGCTTTCATATTATTTCCTTAATGATGATTTCTTTACTCTGATAAAAGAAGATAATGACTCGACCTTATTTTTATATCTTTTCTCATCTACCCGGTTCTTATTTTCCTTCTTGTCAATCTGATGATCGAACAACATACTGGCTTTCTTCACCTCGCCTTTCATCCATTCCGCATAACTATAACGCCGGTCAACAGCATTATCTCCTCCTTCCCACTGAATATAGACTTCATCTTTCGTCTTAGCTTTCAGATTCTTGAAAACCCCGGCAAAGCTTTGCCCGCTTAACTGTTTAGCAGGGACAGGAAGTTTACAAAGTTCACATAAAGTCGGATATAAATCAACAAATTCAACCATTGATTTCGTTTTTCCCTTTTTCATTCCCGGAACACGGATAATCAACGGTACATGAGTAGAAGTATCCATCAGATTATGCTTACCTATAAAATTATGTTCTCCCAGATTCCAGCCATGGTCCCCCAGCAAAACTACAATTGTATTATCCGATAAATCCAATTCATTCAACGCATCCAGTACTTTTCCGATCTGTGCATCCACATAACTCAAACAAGCATAATATCCATGCTTTACCTCCCGTTGGAATTCAATATCACTCGTATCCGTAACCCGTGCATACGCATATATCTCACTCGAATTACGAACCTGCTCCGGCACTCCTTCTGGTCGGAAACGATTGGTAGCCAAAGGTATTTTTTCCCGTTTATATAAATCCCAATATTTCTTCGGGGCATTGAACGGCAAATGAGGTTTCCAGAAACCACAAGCCAGAAAGAAAGGCTTGCCTATATCTTTCATACGTTTCAAGTCACGAATAACCCGATTCGCCAGTTTACCGTCATCATAGGCGGTATCAGGCACATCAGCAGATTCGCAGAAAGGTCCTCTCATCGTTTTCGGATTAATTGTTTTTCCCGACTCCGAGTTCATCCAAAGCTCCCATTTGTTATACTCCGCCCAATATACATCATATCCATCCGGATGATTCCGGTAAGGAGGCTCGCTCCATGAATCCGCATGATCGCTGATATGATGAAAAACCTTGCCGTCTGATATCGTATGATAGCCATTTCGGGTGAACCATCCCGAAACAGGTATTGCTTCAGGACAATCTTTGCCGGCATAGGCGGAAAAGCTGATAAACCGATCGGGATAATGAGGATATACCCCCGTCAATAAACTGGCCCGGGACGCCCCGCTCACAGGAATATTACAATACGCATTCTGAAACAGGACACCACTTGCCGCCAACCGGTCCATATTAGGAGTTTTCACGGCATCCACCCCGTAACAACCCAGTTCGGGACGCATATCATCAGCCATTATAAAAAGCACATTCATTCGGGATACATCCTGTTGCGCCCGTAGCATAGACGAGATGCAGCAAGCTGTTCCACAAAGAAGCGTATATTTTATTGATATTCTGTTCTTCATTTTCGACCTTATCAAGACCTGCAATATACTAAAATATTACAGGTCTTATGCATCATTTCAATTCAAAATTATTTTGTCCATACCGGATTTTGTTCCAGATTCGTATTTAAAGCCAATTGTTTTAAAGGCAACGGATACAAATAATAATGTTCCTGCCATCCGGTGGGGGTATCGAAGAAATAAACATATCCTTCATCAGCACCTGCGCCACCCGTTACTTTCAATTTCTTGGCCGAAGCTCCCGTCACATACACACCCAACGGTTGTTTATTTACATACTCCCCTTTCTTCCATCTGCGCAAATCATCCAGCCGGAACCCTTCACCCATCAACTCAACTCGTCTCTCCCTGCGCACTTCCCATAAAAGAGCGGGAACGGAAGGATCACGCTTCGGATCAAAACCTTCATTAATATCATTTACCACCATTTTGG containing:
- a CDS encoding sulfatase, whose amino-acid sequence is MKNRISIKYTLLCGTACCISSMLRAQQDVSRMNVLFIMADDMRPELGCYGVDAVKTPNMDRLAASGVLFQNAYCNIPVSGASRASLLTGVYPHYPDRFISFSAYAGKDCPEAIPVSGWFTRNGYHTISDGKVFHHISDHADSWSEPPYRNHPDGYDVYWAEYNKWELWMNSESGKTINPKTMRGPFCESADVPDTAYDDGKLANRVIRDLKRMKDIGKPFFLACGFWKPHLPFNAPKKYWDLYKREKIPLATNRFRPEGVPEQVRNSSEIYAYARVTDTSDIEFQREVKHGYYACLSYVDAQIGKVLDALNELDLSDNTIVVLLGDHGWNLGEHNFIGKHNLMDTSTHVPLIIRVPGMKKGKTKSMVEFVDLYPTLCELCKLPVPAKQLSGQSFAGVFKNLKAKTKDEVYIQWEGGDNAVDRRYSYAEWMKGEVKKASMLFDHQIDKKENKNRVDEKRYKNKVESLSSFIRVKKSSLRK